One Malassezia vespertilionis chromosome 6, complete sequence genomic window, TTAGTTGCACCCACCGATACACAGGTTCAGGATGGAAAGAACACATTTGCATACTACGAAAATATGTACCAAGAGACGATGAGCAAGTTCAAGGACGACTATGGGCCTATCGATTCTGAGAATACATTGCGCGAGTACATTGGAGACGTACTAAAAGCTGAAAAGATCACATTAAACAAGATTATTGAAGACGGGCTTTTCCAAGGCATTCGCGGCGATGAATTGCGCTCGCGTGTCTCGCAAGTCGCATTCCGGCCTGGCTGGGACCAAATCCAAGCGtggatttgcgcgcatACGCCCTGTGATTGCGTGCACGCTTACATTATCAGCATCAACTGGTCGCGCCAATTCATCCACGAGGCACTCTTGCTTAATACCAAAGAGAAACAGGGTGTGGATTGCAATACCACTGGGTTTGAAGGCATCCTCGCAAACGAAGTCGAGGAATGCACGGGTATTTGTACAGGCCGGATTGTGGGCCCGAATGGCGCGCCTCCCCTCTTGACCGGCATTGACAAACTGAACATCTTTCGGGACATTAGGTCGCAGTACGTCAAAGAGCCCATAACTCTCTACCTTGGCGACAGCGTGCCAGACCTGTTGTGTCTTTTAGAAGCCGACGTTGCCATTATTATGGGCAACAATCCGAGTTTACTTAAAGCTCTGGACGATTCTGGCCTCTCTCTCTGCATGCGCACCATTGCAAACCTGCGCGACGTCGTGCAGCATGGAAATTTGCCCGACCAAACGATGCTTGTCCGTACTAATACGTGGTGTCAAGTGATGGAGATCATCACCGTGCTGACAGACAATATAGACGCGCTATGTACCTTACGCGCCAAGAGACGGACATGACAGTAAGATTTTTGAACTGTATTATTACGTAGCTGTCAGTATATAGGCACCATAAGCTCGTCCAACGACGCAAACAACTCGGACAAGGCAGCGCTGGTCGCAACCCGAGAATCCAGCATCTGAGATGCAAATGCATTCGCCGCGTCATTAACAGTATCCGCTTCTGAGGGGGCAAGCTGGAAAAGGCTGTTGGAATTGTTGTTGTACAAAGAGATGCCACCGACAGAATCGCTGGAACCTTGGAGCGTTTTgtccgcgctgggcgacTCTGTCTTGCGCGTACCGCCCTGCTGCTGTGCCAATTCTTCCGCAACAAGCGTCTCCACCAGCTTGATCGCGACCTTTTGCGACTGGGGCAACTGCGTATTCATCGCACCGTTTACGTCGTTTGCCTCGGTCAAATAGTTCATAATCAGCGCAATGTCGTCGCGGAGTTGGTGCGCTACTTGTGACGACCCTTGCGATTTGCGTGTAAGCTCCAGCAAGTGCAGCGAGAGAACGATTGCTGCCTGGAACAGGTGGTGGCGGAAAACAGAATGGCGCTGAACAGACGGATGCACATTGTCGATCTGCTGCCTGCACGAAATAATGGTCCGTGCCGCATCCACAGCCACGCGTGTGGAATAAGCGTACTTCTCGTCGTGATGGCCACGGCACATGTCGTCGCGGTGCAACATGAGGAGTTGGTGGTTCACCGCCTCAAAGATGATGAGCCGGTGCATGGCCAAATacgggcgctgcagctgctcttGTCGCACCTCGGGCAGCTGTTCCAAGGCGGGATCGGGCCGAAGAAAAACAGGGAGGGAAGCGAGCAAAGACCTAAACTTTGCATCGTATTCCAGTACGGGATCGTACGACTGGATACCAaagcgcagtgcgtcgccCCATTGGCGTCCGAGCTCAGCGATTTCGTACACGTACGGCGTGAGGTTATTGATTGTCGCGCGGCCATCCTCCTTGATGTGGGGAAGCAAATGTGTTTCGCCGTCGGGCAATTCGTCTTCGTCCACATTCAAAGGGAACTTGGTCGTTACGCGCGACGTATCAATGGTCGATGCGCGGTTGAACACCGTGCTAAGGATCATGTCTTTACATGCAATCTTGTACCAAAGTCTGCGCGCTGCCTCGCGCACCAAATGTGACCGATCGGGAAGACTAGTGGCCAAGTTGATGAATGGCTTGGTAGGTCGCCCCGCCGAAGTGCTGGGCACGCCGACGACTGCAGAAAGACACACTTGCTTGCTCGCCGGCGAGTGTTTCCActgctcctcgtcgtccttTGCAGAGCCCAGGGTTTGATACCCTTGTAGCTCCGCAAGGCGCACCAGGATAGACACGGTAGTGAGACAAACACACAATTTTCCGCGTGCGGCGTGGTGATCAACTGAGAGCAGCAACGCGGCAATGTGGTTCCAGTTGGTCTTGTTCACAAAGTCG contains:
- a CDS encoding uncharacterized protein (EggNog:ENOG503P7IE; COG:S) translates to MQQPALLFLTDWDGTITEHDTLSLVAPTDTQVQDGKNTFAYYENMYQETMSKFKDDYGPIDSENTLREYIGDVLKAEKITLNKIIEDGLFQGIRGDELRSRVSQVAFRPGWDQIQAWICAHTPCDCVHAYIISINWSRQFIHEALLLNTKEKQGVDCNTTGFEGILANEVEECTGICTGRIVGPNGAPPLLTGIDKLNIFRDIRSQYVKEPITLYLGDSVPDLLCLLEADVAIIMGNNPSLLKALDDSGLSLCMRTIANLRDVVQHGNLPDQTMLVRTNTWCQVMEIITVLTDNIDALCTLRAKRRT
- a CDS encoding uncharacterized protein (TransMembrane:1 (i394-412o); EggNog:ENOG503P1PJ; COG:E), translated to MAILSDVSHGAADGNAAHIGRTGVDSLQTHSLSSEVQSAQSFGMGDHTGQHYHAVDALSSNVLPGGGRDRIPPPEPQTKPPSTKRRKINTCYPCKQRKVKCDRQHPYCGQCQKHRIPAERCVWSSDMSMPSDMHSPTALQFSKPDNGHAMGLGSDWAGAHGTEIALDNDTRAVIERISHLEQRLSTASSQTSHDIQGTTASSQAQIDPLLLGTTLSLGDVNPERSNSALSQDAAVAAELAFWRAKMEQHHRPTHSGDGTQMAQMQAEQNIAADALAMFARHSQHGQLGTSDQAGLGRAGENADAESLPRQNIVSALFDSAAFSLGNATQAPRVRAALDQLPDNQQMDYLLKILQTVDLHVSYGISWRLVKMQLTNLRSQIANWTRMQSTAPDNIDLSFLALLLVLLALAAQYTEPRFFIEQGFCTTTDQIGSVVDSWIDTAQSLMAMDDFVNKTNWNHIAALLLSVDHHAARGKLCVCLTTVSILVRLAELQGYQTLGSAKDDEEQWKHSPASKQVCLSAVVGVPSTSAGRPTKPFINLATSLPDRSHLVREAARRLWYKIACKDMILSTVFNRASTIDTSRVTTKFPLNVDEDELPDGETHLLPHIKEDGRATINNLTPYVYEIAELGRQWGDALRFGIQSYDPVLEYDAKFRSLLASLPVFLRPDPALEQLPEVRQEQLQRPYLAMHRLIIFEAVNHQLLMLHRDDMCRGHHDEKYAYSTRVAVDAARTIISCRQQIDNVHPSVQRHSVFRHHLFQAAIVLSLHLLELTRKSQGSSQVAHQLRDDIALIMNYLTEANDVNGAMNTQLPQSQKVAIKLVETLVAEELAQQQGGTRKTESPSADKTLQGSSDSVGGISLYNNNSNSLFQLAPSEADTVNDAANAFASQMLDSRVATSAALSELFASLDELMVPIY